The Zavarzinia compransoris genome includes a window with the following:
- the epmA gene encoding EF-P lysine aminoacylase EpmA, whose translation MSRDSLPPWWRPDRFARRRPFLHQRAAVIRAVRATFEARDFIEVETPALQVSPGMEPHLMAFATDLEPADGGAARRLYLHTSPEFAMKKLLVAGEPRIFQLAKTYRNRERSPTHSPEFTMLEWYRAGADLDELMADCEALVRAAAAACGRDTLCVNGRDIPIDQDFERLSVEEAFLMHAGIDLFATIDDPRAPTPARLREAATEIGIATGDDDSWEDIFFKISLDRIEPHLGEARPTFLTDWPISMAALSRPNPADPRVAERFELYAGAVELANAFGELTDAAEQRRRFEADCALKERLYGFRYPIDEDFLAALAWGLPPCAGIALGIDRLAMVAAGAATIEDVLWAPVAGA comes from the coding sequence ATGAGCCGTGATTCCCTGCCCCCCTGGTGGCGCCCCGACCGCTTCGCCCGCCGGCGCCCCTTCCTGCACCAGCGCGCCGCCGTGATCAGGGCCGTGCGCGCCACCTTCGAAGCCCGCGACTTCATCGAGGTGGAGACCCCGGCACTCCAAGTCAGCCCGGGGATGGAACCCCACCTGATGGCCTTCGCCACCGATCTGGAGCCGGCGGACGGCGGCGCCGCGCGCCGCCTCTATCTGCACACGTCGCCCGAATTCGCCATGAAGAAACTGCTGGTGGCGGGCGAGCCGCGGATCTTCCAGCTGGCGAAGACCTATCGGAACCGCGAGCGCTCCCCCACCCATTCGCCCGAATTCACCATGCTGGAATGGTATCGGGCGGGCGCGGACCTCGACGAGCTGATGGCCGATTGCGAGGCCCTGGTCCGGGCCGCCGCCGCCGCCTGCGGCCGCGACACCCTGTGCGTGAACGGCAGGGACATCCCCATCGACCAGGATTTCGAGCGCCTGTCGGTGGAGGAAGCCTTCCTGATGCATGCCGGCATCGACCTGTTCGCGACGATCGACGATCCCCGCGCCCCGACGCCCGCCAGGCTGCGGGAAGCGGCGACCGAGATCGGCATCGCCACCGGCGACGACGACAGCTGGGAAGACATCTTCTTCAAGATCAGCCTCGACCGGATCGAACCGCACCTGGGCGAGGCCCGGCCGACCTTCCTGACCGACTGGCCGATCTCCATGGCCGCCCTGTCGCGGCCGAACCCGGCGGATCCCCGGGTGGCGGAACGGTTCGAGCTTTATGCGGGCGCGGTCGAACTGGCCAATGCCTTCGGCGAATTGACCGATGCCGCCGAGCAGCGCCGCCGCTTCGAGGCGGATTGCGCCTTGAAGGAGCGGCTCTACGGCTTCCGCTACCCGATCGACGAGGATTTCCTGGCCGCCCTCGCATGGGGCCTGCCGCCCTGCGCCGGGATCGCGCTCGGCATCGACCGGCTGGCGATGGTCGCCGCGGGCGCGGCGACGATCGAGGACGTGCTCTGGGCGCCGGTCGCCGGCGCTTAA
- the efp gene encoding elongation factor P has protein sequence MPKVNANSIRVGNVVEINGKLFAVLKTQMVQPGKGGAFAQFELRGIRDGVKTQERYRSSEQVERVSLEDREYQYLYPEGDNYAFMDIETFEQIIVSGDVIGDPAVWLQEGMVCYIRTYEGSPVAAELPQTVTLKIVEADPVVKGQTASSSFKPAILENGQKILVPPHIESGTRVVVGTADGSYMERAKD, from the coding sequence ATGCCCAAGGTAAACGCGAACTCCATCCGCGTCGGCAACGTCGTTGAAATCAACGGCAAGCTGTTCGCGGTGCTGAAGACCCAGATGGTGCAGCCCGGCAAGGGCGGCGCTTTCGCCCAGTTCGAGCTGCGCGGCATCCGCGACGGCGTGAAGACCCAGGAACGCTACCGTTCGTCGGAACAGGTCGAGCGCGTTTCGCTGGAAGACCGCGAGTACCAGTATCTCTATCCGGAAGGCGACAATTATGCCTTCATGGATATCGAGACTTTCGAGCAGATCATCGTCTCCGGCGACGTCATCGGCGATCCGGCCGTGTGGCTCCAGGAAGGCATGGTCTGCTATATCCGCACCTATGAAGGTTCGCCGGTCGCGGCCGAACTGCCGCAGACGGTGACCCTGAAGATCGTCGAGGCCGACCCGGTGGTGAAGGGCCAGACCGCGTCCTCGTCGTTCAAGCCGGCGATCCTCGAGAACGGCCAGAAGATCCTGGTGCCGCCCCATATCGAGTCGGGCACCCGCGTCGTCGTCGGCACCGCCGACGGCAGCTACATGGAACGCGCCAAGGACTGA
- a CDS encoding serine hydrolase domain-containing protein encodes MSPPIYSPDSQGFDADRFARLPRAIEADVEAALIDGAVVIVARGGKIVLHRAFGHAHRDSGRAMALDDVFMSMSLSKQFTNLSVLQRIERGEIAIDTPVAAVVPEFAEHGKDSITIGHLMTHASGLPPVILGDRSLNAADIGSVAAALSRAVPLCPPGEKVMYSPVLAHGLLAEIVRRLDGGGRRFARILAEDVFEPIGMTETALGIPDHLRPRYVPVVVRDPTPGLFPPGVLESSDRLKPDSEMPGGGCTVTAIDLFRFAECWRLRGKGLHRQVLSPALARFALADRTGTMPNEFFDLTPGRPTPSHFSYGFWLRGEGVHASAFGHLASPGTFGGLGAGSHVFWVDPAHDLTYLFLSAGLLEERASVERHRRYADLVHAALER; translated from the coding sequence ATGTCCCCCCCGATCTACAGCCCCGATAGCCAGGGTTTCGATGCCGATCGCTTTGCGCGCCTGCCCCGGGCGATCGAGGCGGATGTGGAAGCCGCCCTGATCGATGGCGCGGTGGTGATCGTGGCGCGGGGCGGCAAGATCGTCCTGCACCGGGCTTTCGGCCATGCCCACCGCGACAGCGGGCGCGCCATGGCGCTGGACGATGTCTTCATGTCCATGTCGCTGTCGAAGCAGTTTACCAATCTCAGCGTGCTGCAACGGATCGAGCGGGGCGAGATCGCGATCGACACCCCGGTCGCCGCGGTCGTCCCCGAATTCGCCGAACACGGCAAGGACAGCATCACCATCGGCCACCTGATGACCCATGCCAGCGGCCTGCCGCCGGTCATCCTGGGCGACCGCAGCCTGAATGCGGCCGACATCGGCTCGGTCGCCGCCGCCCTGTCGCGGGCCGTGCCGCTGTGCCCGCCGGGCGAGAAGGTCATGTACAGCCCGGTCCTCGCCCATGGCCTGCTGGCGGAGATCGTCCGCCGGCTGGACGGCGGCGGCCGGCGTTTCGCCCGCATCCTGGCGGAAGACGTGTTCGAGCCGATCGGCATGACCGAGACCGCACTCGGCATTCCCGACCACCTGCGCCCGCGCTATGTCCCGGTCGTCGTCCGCGATCCGACCCCGGGCCTGTTTCCGCCCGGCGTGCTCGAATCCTCCGACCGCCTGAAGCCGGACAGCGAAATGCCCGGCGGCGGCTGCACCGTGACCGCCATCGATCTCTTCCGCTTTGCGGAATGCTGGCGCCTGCGGGGCAAAGGGCTGCACCGCCAGGTGCTGTCGCCGGCCCTGGCACGCTTCGCCCTGGCCGATCGTACCGGCACCATGCCGAACGAATTCTTCGACCTGACCCCCGGCCGGCCGACCCCCTCCCATTTTTCCTACGGCTTCTGGCTGCGCGGCGAGGGCGTGCATGCCAGCGCTTTCGGTCATCTGGCCTCGCCCGGCACTTTCGGCGGCCTGGGGGCCGGGTCGCATGTGTTCTGGGTCGATCCCGCCCATGACCTCACCTACCTCTTCCTGTCGGCCGGGCTGCTGGAGGAACGGGCCTCGGTGGAGCGTCACCGCCGCTATGCCGATCTGGTCCACGCCGCCCTCGAACGCTGA
- a CDS encoding MFS transporter, translating to MTAPEPLRRRLPVALRMALFYAISYSGLGVLVPFLPVWMAHRGLSAVEISIVLATGQLVRIFGNTGFGRLADYWGERRRVLMGLTVASFLSFLVLVPADGFVAILIGYFIASLFYPAQVALTENLGVLAAYQRGYDYGRVRLWGSVTFIGGTLAVGGIMPLAGPEGVLWLILALLGLTAATAFLLPDVRPDKGASRHGTIRGFLANPVFLLFLGANAFVQSSHAAYYTFSTLHWRAAGLDDLTIGIIWSEGVLAEILLFAVSSRFVHRIRPTQLILIGAAGGIIRWGVIAATTDVWALLAVNWLHAASFAFAHLGAMHFIPRAIPEGMTATAQGLYASLGISVAVAAATFAMGPLYASIGGLIFAVMAGFCLLSAGFGLALDRRWDGRLIDFRA from the coding sequence TTGACCGCCCCCGAACCCTTGCGCCGGCGCCTGCCGGTGGCGCTGCGCATGGCGCTGTTCTACGCCATTTCCTATTCGGGGCTGGGCGTGCTCGTGCCTTTCCTGCCGGTCTGGATGGCCCATCGGGGCCTGAGCGCGGTCGAGATCTCGATCGTGCTGGCGACCGGGCAATTGGTGCGCATCTTCGGCAATACCGGCTTCGGCCGGCTGGCGGACTACTGGGGCGAGCGGCGCCGCGTGCTGATGGGGCTGACCGTCGCCAGTTTCCTGTCCTTCCTCGTGCTGGTGCCGGCGGATGGTTTTGTCGCCATCCTGATCGGCTATTTCATCGCCAGCCTGTTCTACCCCGCCCAGGTGGCGCTGACTGAGAACCTGGGCGTCCTGGCCGCCTACCAGCGCGGTTACGACTATGGAAGGGTGCGGCTCTGGGGCTCGGTCACCTTCATCGGCGGCACGCTGGCGGTCGGCGGCATCATGCCGCTGGCGGGGCCCGAGGGGGTGCTGTGGCTGATCCTGGCCCTGCTGGGCCTGACCGCGGCGACCGCCTTCCTGCTGCCTGATGTCCGCCCGGACAAGGGCGCGTCGCGCCACGGCACCATCCGCGGCTTCCTGGCCAATCCGGTGTTCCTGCTGTTCCTCGGCGCCAATGCCTTCGTGCAGTCCAGCCATGCCGCCTATTATACCTTCAGCACCCTGCACTGGCGGGCGGCCGGGCTCGACGACCTGACCATCGGCATCATCTGGTCCGAGGGGGTGCTGGCGGAGATCCTGCTCTTCGCCGTCTCGTCGCGCTTCGTCCACCGCATCCGGCCGACCCAGCTGATCCTGATCGGGGCGGCCGGCGGCATCATCCGCTGGGGTGTGATCGCCGCGACCACCGATGTCTGGGCCCTGCTGGCGGTCAACTGGCTGCATGCGGCAAGTTTTGCCTTCGCCCATCTCGGTGCCATGCATTTCATTCCCCGCGCCATTCCTGAAGGCATGACCGCGACCGCCCAGGGGCTCTATGCCTCCCTCGGGATCTCGGTGGCGGTGGCGGCGGCGACCTTTGCCATGGGGCCGCTCTATGCCTCGATCGGCGGGCTGATCTTTGCCGTGATGGCCGGGTTCTGCCTGCTTTCGGCGGGTTTCGGCCTGGCCCTCGACCGGCGCTGGGACGGCCGGCTGATCGACTTCCGGGCCTGA
- a CDS encoding DUF6065 family protein, producing MRLTCYTFGDYVPPMRVAPATRDWMDQTPQGFAYRCLPLNIANAHGWELLCPARVTAIWDGGVAPKSVTVAGPGAGQAAIGHFGSGVLTFHVQALFVTDPGWNLYVTGSPNSAKHGIAPLTGIIETDWSPATFTMNWRFTAPDTPVTFEQGEPFAFLFPVPRGQVEAVEPEVRRLSDEPDLDAAYKEWSEGRSRFLADLPVKGSAANKRGWQKNYFQGRTADGAAPVPDHQTKLKLKPFPAAPPKPKP from the coding sequence ATGCGTCTGACCTGTTACACCTTCGGCGACTATGTCCCGCCGATGCGGGTGGCCCCGGCCACGCGCGACTGGATGGACCAGACGCCCCAGGGTTTCGCCTATCGCTGCCTGCCGCTCAATATCGCCAATGCCCATGGCTGGGAATTGCTGTGCCCGGCGCGGGTGACCGCGATCTGGGACGGCGGGGTGGCGCCGAAATCGGTCACCGTGGCGGGGCCGGGGGCGGGGCAGGCGGCGATCGGCCATTTCGGCTCGGGCGTGCTGACCTTTCACGTCCAGGCCCTGTTCGTCACCGATCCCGGCTGGAACCTTTACGTCACCGGCTCGCCCAACAGCGCGAAGCACGGCATCGCGCCCCTGACCGGCATCATCGAGACCGACTGGTCGCCCGCGACCTTCACCATGAACTGGCGCTTCACCGCGCCCGATACCCCCGTCACCTTCGAGCAGGGCGAGCCCTTCGCCTTCCTCTTCCCCGTGCCGCGTGGCCAGGTCGAGGCGGTGGAACCCGAGGTCCGCCGCCTCTCCGACGAGCCGGACCTCGACGCCGCCTACAAGGAATGGTCCGAGGGGCGGAGCCGCTTCCTGGCCGACCTGCCGGTCAAGGGCTCGGCCGCCAACAAACGCGGCTGGCAGAAGAATTACTTCCAGGGCCGGACCGCGGACGGCGCCGCCCCGGTGCCCGATCACCAGACCAAATTGAAGTTGAAGCCCTTCCCCGCCGCGCCGCCGAAGCCGAAGCCCTGA
- a CDS encoding PQQ-dependent dehydrogenase, methanol/ethanol family produces the protein MLPRIRPRAGLAAALALLCLSSAALAEGPATVDGARITAADTEPGNWLSHGRTYGEQRFSPLKAIDRDTVKDLGLAWSYETGGNRGHHATPIVVDGTMYVTAPWSIVTALDAKTGKELWTYDPEVPREYGKFACCDVVNRGVAVWEGKVIFGALDGRLIALDAATGKPAWSVDTKEGPWPYTITGAPRVIKGKVIIGNGGAEYGVRGYFTAYDAATGKQSWRFYTVPGDPSQPFESPELEAAAKTWTGEWWKMGGGGSAWDSMAFDPALNTLYVGTGNGSPWARHIRSPGGGDNLYLSSILAVDPDTGRLKWHYQTTPGDTWDYTATQHMILAELTIDGKPRKVIMQAPKNGFFYVLDRETGALISAKTYIPITWATGFDMATGRPIENPDALWDKEPKVVMPSPFGGHNWQPMSFSPETGLVYIPIQEIAGLYAPDGKFAYHRKQWNTGGDNALITDVDPSLVAGALIAWDPVAQKEVWRAKLWGPWNGGVLSTAGGLVFQGTSDGKFVAYDAKTGERLWSAPAYTGIQAAPVTYTVDGEQYVTVEVGYGGAFALAFGRAARATEFPVIGRVLTFKIGGKAKLPVPDLTAAVPPPPPNTAPAEVVARGSALFANYCLACHGAGAVSGGVLPDLRHSGPAVHQSWKEIVLGGMLNDNGMVSFADVLTEADADAIHAYVIHRANEGDVPGTPKAQ, from the coding sequence TTGCTGCCCAGAATCCGTCCGCGCGCCGGCCTTGCTGCCGCGCTCGCGCTGCTATGCCTCTCGTCCGCCGCGCTCGCCGAAGGTCCGGCCACGGTCGACGGCGCCCGCATCACCGCCGCCGACACGGAGCCCGGCAACTGGCTGAGCCATGGCCGCACCTATGGCGAACAGCGTTTCAGCCCGCTGAAGGCGATCGACCGCGACACCGTGAAGGACCTCGGCCTTGCCTGGTCCTACGAGACCGGGGGCAATCGCGGCCATCACGCCACGCCCATCGTCGTCGACGGCACCATGTATGTGACGGCGCCGTGGTCGATCGTCACCGCGCTCGACGCGAAGACCGGCAAGGAACTCTGGACCTATGATCCGGAAGTGCCGCGGGAATACGGCAAATTCGCCTGCTGCGACGTGGTCAACCGCGGCGTCGCGGTCTGGGAGGGCAAGGTGATCTTCGGCGCCCTGGACGGCCGCCTGATCGCCCTCGACGCCGCGACCGGCAAGCCGGCCTGGTCGGTCGATACCAAGGAAGGCCCCTGGCCCTATACGATCACGGGCGCGCCCCGCGTCATCAAGGGCAAGGTGATCATCGGCAACGGCGGCGCCGAATACGGCGTGCGCGGTTACTTCACCGCCTATGACGCCGCGACCGGCAAGCAATCGTGGCGCTTCTACACCGTCCCCGGCGATCCGTCGCAGCCGTTCGAAAGCCCGGAACTGGAAGCCGCGGCCAAGACCTGGACCGGCGAATGGTGGAAGATGGGCGGCGGCGGCTCGGCCTGGGATTCCATGGCCTTCGATCCCGCGCTGAACACGCTTTACGTCGGCACCGGCAACGGCTCGCCCTGGGCCCGCCATATCCGCAGCCCGGGCGGCGGCGACAATCTCTACCTGTCGTCGATCCTGGCGGTCGATCCCGACACCGGGCGCCTGAAGTGGCACTACCAGACCACGCCGGGCGATACCTGGGATTACACCGCGACCCAGCACATGATCCTGGCCGAGCTGACCATCGACGGCAAGCCGCGCAAGGTGATCATGCAGGCGCCGAAGAACGGCTTCTTCTACGTCCTCGACCGCGAGACCGGCGCGTTGATCTCGGCCAAGACCTATATCCCGATCACCTGGGCCACCGGCTTCGACATGGCGACCGGCCGCCCGATCGAGAACCCGGACGCGCTCTGGGACAAGGAACCGAAGGTGGTGATGCCGTCGCCCTTCGGCGGCCACAACTGGCAGCCCATGTCCTTCAGCCCGGAGACCGGCCTCGTCTATATCCCGATCCAGGAAATCGCCGGCCTCTATGCCCCGGACGGCAAATTCGCCTATCACCGCAAGCAATGGAATACGGGCGGCGACAATGCCCTGATCACCGACGTCGATCCGTCGCTGGTCGCCGGCGCCCTGATCGCCTGGGATCCGGTGGCGCAGAAGGAAGTCTGGCGGGCCAAGCTCTGGGGGCCGTGGAACGGCGGCGTGCTCTCGACCGCCGGGGGCCTGGTGTTCCAGGGCACCAGCGACGGCAAATTCGTCGCCTATGACGCGAAGACCGGCGAGCGCCTGTGGTCGGCGCCCGCCTATACCGGCATCCAGGCGGCGCCCGTCACCTATACGGTCGACGGCGAGCAATATGTCACGGTCGAGGTCGGTTACGGCGGCGCCTTCGCCCTGGCCTTCGGGCGGGCGGCGCGGGCGACCGAATTTCCGGTGATCGGCCGGGTGCTGACCTTCAAGATCGGCGGCAAGGCCAAGCTGCCGGTGCCCGACCTGACCGCCGCCGTCCCGCCGCCGCCGCCCAACACCGCCCCGGCGGAGGTGGTGGCCCGGGGCAGCGCGCTCTTCGCCAACTATTGCCTCGCCTGCCATGGCGCCGGTGCGGTTTCCGGCGGCGTGCTGCCGGACCTGCGCCATTCCGGGCCGGCTGTGCATCAGTCGTGGAAGGAGATCGTGCTCGGCGGCATGCTGAACGACAACGGCATGGTCTCCTTCGCCGATGTCCTGACCGAGGCGGATGCCGACGCCATCCACGCCTATGTCATCCACCGCGCCAACGAGGGCGACGTACCGGGCACCCCGAAGGCGCAGTAA
- a CDS encoding PhoX family protein encodes MLSRDRVPADMIVRDSDDLPSNESTATPFAAVLEERLSRRGMLALGVAATALGVFGGIRAKDAQAAEGDKPAPKSTLTFAEVPHGQDENAHAPEGYETQVLIRWGDPVLPGAPAFDPLKQTAAAQAKQFGYNNDMIAWFPLPYGSTAADHGLLAINHEYTDPHVMFPGFADEKAAFKDTTEDQVEVELAAHGISVIEVKREGGKWQVVADSKYARRINLLDSPAVLSGPVAGHDKVKTSADATGTKVIGTINNCAGGWTPWGTYLSGEENFHQYFAGKTEAPIHNRYGIKGKPEYPAWGKHFARFNVEKEPNEPNRYGWVLEVDPYDADAVPKKRTALGHFKHENATTALTADGRLAVYSGDDERFEYVYRFITKGKVDLKDRKANADLLDEGTLYVARFGADGQVTWLPLVHGQGPLTAENGFNSQADVLLETRRAADLLKPTPMDRPEDVETNPVTGKVYIALTKNDRRTPDQVDAANQRFNNVYGHIIEMIPPTVDGKVDHGADSFAWDIFIRAGDPSNKASGAKFGAGTSKDGWFANPDNIAFDRQGRLWVLTDGFPDFDVADGLWACDTEGDARAQARHFFAVPQGAEMCGGAFNGDDTAIFLSVQHPGEDSMYDKPSTRWPDFKDGMPPRPAVVVVVKKDGGVIGS; translated from the coding sequence ATGCTGTCGCGCGATCGCGTGCCCGCGGACATGATCGTCCGTGATTCCGACGACCTGCCGTCCAACGAATCGACCGCCACCCCCTTCGCCGCCGTCCTCGAAGAGCGCCTGTCCCGCCGGGGCATGCTGGCGCTCGGCGTCGCGGCCACCGCGCTCGGCGTCTTCGGCGGCATCCGCGCGAAGGACGCCCAGGCGGCCGAAGGCGACAAGCCGGCGCCGAAGTCGACCCTGACCTTCGCGGAAGTGCCCCACGGCCAGGACGAGAACGCCCATGCCCCCGAGGGTTACGAAACCCAGGTGCTGATCCGCTGGGGCGATCCGGTGCTGCCGGGCGCGCCCGCCTTCGATCCGCTGAAGCAGACCGCCGCCGCCCAGGCCAAGCAGTTCGGCTACAACAACGACATGATCGCCTGGTTCCCCCTGCCCTACGGCAGCACGGCGGCGGACCACGGCCTTCTCGCCATCAACCACGAATATACCGATCCGCACGTCATGTTCCCGGGCTTCGCCGACGAGAAGGCGGCCTTCAAGGACACGACCGAGGATCAGGTCGAGGTCGAGCTCGCCGCCCACGGCATTTCCGTGATCGAGGTGAAGCGCGAGGGCGGCAAGTGGCAGGTGGTGGCGGACAGCAAATATGCCCGCCGCATCAACCTGCTCGACAGCCCGGCCGTGCTGAGCGGCCCGGTCGCCGGCCACGACAAGGTGAAGACCTCGGCCGATGCCACCGGCACCAAGGTGATCGGCACGATCAACAATTGCGCCGGCGGCTGGACCCCCTGGGGCACCTATCTCTCGGGCGAAGAGAATTTCCACCAGTATTTCGCCGGCAAGACCGAAGCCCCGATCCACAACCGCTACGGCATCAAGGGCAAGCCGGAATATCCGGCCTGGGGCAAGCATTTCGCGCGCTTCAACGTCGAGAAGGAACCGAACGAGCCGAACCGCTACGGCTGGGTTCTGGAAGTCGACCCCTATGATGCGGACGCCGTGCCGAAGAAGCGCACCGCGCTTGGCCACTTCAAGCACGAGAATGCGACCACGGCGCTGACCGCCGACGGCCGCCTCGCGGTCTATTCGGGCGACGACGAGCGCTTCGAATACGTCTACCGCTTCATCACCAAGGGCAAGGTCGACCTGAAGGACCGCAAGGCCAACGCCGACCTGCTGGACGAAGGCACGCTCTATGTCGCGCGCTTCGGCGCCGACGGCCAGGTCACCTGGCTGCCGCTGGTCCATGGCCAGGGCCCGCTGACCGCCGAGAACGGCTTCAACTCCCAGGCCGACGTGCTGCTGGAGACGCGCCGCGCCGCCGACCTGCTGAAGCCGACGCCGATGGACCGGCCGGAAGACGTCGAGACCAACCCGGTCACCGGCAAGGTCTATATCGCGCTGACCAAGAACGACCGCCGCACGCCGGACCAGGTCGATGCCGCCAACCAGCGCTTCAACAACGTCTACGGTCACATCATCGAGATGATCCCGCCGACCGTCGACGGCAAGGTCGACCACGGCGCCGACAGCTTCGCCTGGGACATCTTCATCCGTGCCGGCGACCCGTCGAACAAGGCGTCCGGCGCCAAGTTCGGTGCCGGCACCAGCAAGGACGGCTGGTTCGCCAACCCGGACAATATCGCCTTCGACCGGCAGGGCCGCCTGTGGGTGCTGACCGACGGCTTCCCGGACTTCGACGTCGCCGACGGTCTCTGGGCCTGCGACACCGAAGGTGACGCCCGCGCCCAGGCCCGCCACTTCTTCGCCGTGCCCCAGGGCGCGGAAATGTGCGGCGGCGCCTTCAACGGCGACGATACGGCGATCTTCCTCTCGGTCCAGCACCCGGGCGAGGATTCGATGTACGACAAGCCCTCCACCCGCTGGCCCGACTTCAAGGACGGCATGCCGCCGCGCCCCGCGGTCGTGGTCGTGGTCAAGAAGGACGGCGGCGTCATCGGTTCGTAA
- a CDS encoding M14 family metallopeptidase, producing the protein MTDSDRERPGHHHFSPDYATARNRLVAACAARQWTVESHRHPLRGPDGGPIALDVVRVGPAGARRRLALFAGTHGVEGYFGSAVIHALIADGHLDSLPPEVAVVMVHGLNPWGFAWTRRVTEDNVDLNRNWIDFAAGRPPAGDYAAIAEALLPESLEPGVLAIADAQLRRFAREHGLGALQAAITRGQYDYPDGLYFGGFGPGWSRRRIAEIAAAHLAGADEVIAVDFHTGLGPYGTGELISIAAPGSPDFRRAEDLFGPGVKSTLSGDSVSAHLSGSLDEGLAGLVAPCPLAFVALEVGTRDGQAVIAGLRDDNWLHLRGRLDAPEAKAIRARLKDAFAPDEPEWQDRVLALGVACVTGALSRL; encoded by the coding sequence ATGACCGACAGCGACCGCGAGCGGCCGGGCCATCACCACTTCAGCCCGGATTACGCCACCGCGCGGAACCGGCTGGTCGCCGCCTGCGCGGCTAGGCAATGGACCGTCGAAAGCCACCGCCACCCCCTGCGCGGGCCGGACGGCGGCCCGATCGCCCTGGACGTGGTCCGGGTCGGGCCGGCGGGGGCGCGGCGCCGGCTGGCGCTGTTCGCCGGCACCCATGGCGTCGAGGGCTATTTCGGCAGCGCGGTCATCCATGCCCTGATCGCCGACGGTCACCTGGACAGCCTGCCGCCGGAGGTCGCGGTGGTGATGGTCCACGGCCTGAACCCCTGGGGCTTCGCCTGGACCCGGCGGGTGACCGAGGACAATGTCGACCTCAACCGAAACTGGATCGATTTCGCCGCCGGCCGCCCGCCCGCCGGCGATTATGCCGCGATCGCCGAAGCCCTGCTGCCGGAAAGCCTGGAGCCGGGCGTCCTGGCCATCGCCGACGCCCAATTGCGCCGCTTCGCCCGCGAGCACGGGTTGGGCGCCCTGCAGGCGGCGATCACCCGCGGCCAGTACGATTATCCCGACGGGCTTTATTTCGGCGGCTTCGGGCCCGGCTGGTCGCGCCGGCGCATCGCCGAAATCGCCGCCGCCCATCTCGCCGGCGCGGACGAGGTGATCGCGGTCGATTTCCACACCGGGCTCGGCCCCTATGGGACGGGCGAGCTGATCTCGATCGCCGCCCCCGGCAGCCCGGACTTCCGCCGGGCGGAAGACCTGTTCGGCCCAGGCGTGAAATCGACCCTGAGCGGCGATTCGGTCTCCGCCCACCTCAGCGGTTCGCTGGACGAGGGGCTGGCCGGCCTCGTCGCCCCCTGCCCGCTCGCCTTCGTCGCGCTCGAGGTCGGCACCCGCGACGGCCAGGCGGTGATCGCCGGCTTGCGCGACGACAATTGGCTGCACCTGCGCGGCCGCCTGGATGCGCCCGAAGCCAAGGCCATCCGCGCCCGCCTGAAGGATGCCTTCGCGCCCGACGAGCCTGAATGGCAGGACCGGGTGCTCGCCCTCGGGGTCGCCTGCGTGACCGGGGCGCTGTCGCGGCTGTGA
- the dgcA gene encoding N-acetyl-D-Glu racemase DgcA, which yields MPPLPPACLEVAVERWPIAGEFRISRGSKTEAEVVVATLRQGGHAGRGESVPYRRYGESVEAVVADLHALMPRIAEGLDRRGLQDALPPGAARNAVDCAFWDLEAKQAGTTAAALAGLAEPRAAITAYTLSLGPAEVMAAAAAAAAKPVLKLKLGGDGQDLARVAAVHAAAPGARLIVDANEAWTVDDLLAFGPALAAQGVVLIEQPLPAGADGALAGVRSPVPLCADESCHTVTDLPRLAGLYSHVNVKLDKTGGLTAALDLVEGARAAGLGLMIGCMVGTSLAMAPALLLAGGADFVDLDGPLLLARDREPGLRYDGAVIQPPPAALWG from the coding sequence ATGCCGCCCCTGCCCCCCGCCTGCCTGGAGGTTGCGGTCGAGCGCTGGCCGATCGCCGGCGAGTTCCGCATCTCCCGGGGCAGCAAGACCGAGGCCGAGGTGGTGGTCGCGACCCTGCGCCAGGGCGGCCACGCCGGGCGCGGCGAAAGCGTGCCCTATCGCCGCTACGGCGAATCGGTCGAGGCGGTGGTGGCGGATCTCCACGCCCTCATGCCCCGAATTGCCGAGGGGCTGGATCGCCGGGGCCTGCAAGACGCTCTGCCGCCGGGCGCCGCGCGCAACGCCGTCGACTGCGCCTTCTGGGACCTGGAGGCGAAGCAGGCGGGGACCACCGCCGCCGCCCTGGCCGGCCTTGCCGAACCGCGGGCCGCGATCACCGCCTATACCCTCAGCCTCGGCCCGGCCGAGGTCATGGCCGCGGCCGCCGCGGCGGCCGCGAAACCCGTGCTGAAACTGAAGCTCGGCGGCGACGGCCAGGACCTCGCCCGGGTTGCCGCCGTCCATGCCGCGGCGCCCGGCGCCCGGCTGATCGTCGATGCCAACGAAGCCTGGACGGTCGACGACCTGCTGGCCTTCGGCCCCGCGCTCGCCGCCCAGGGAGTGGTGCTGATCGAGCAGCCCCTGCCCGCCGGCGCGGACGGGGCGCTGGCGGGCGTCCGCAGCCCGGTCCCCCTCTGCGCCGACGAAAGTTGCCATACCGTCACGGATCTGCCGCGGCTCGCCGGGCTTTATAGCCATGTGAACGTGAAGCTGGACAAGACCGGCGGCCTGACCGCCGCCCTCGACCTCGTCGAGGGGGCGAGGGCGGCCGGGCTCGGCCTGATGATCGGCTGCATGGTCGGCACATCGCTGGCCATGGCGCCCGCCCTGCTGCTGGCGGGGGGCGCCGATTTCGTCGATCTCGACGGGCCGCTGCTGCTGGCCCGGGACCGCGAGCCCGGGCTTCGCTATGACGGCGCGGTGATCCAGCCGCCGCCGGCCGCCCTCTGGGGCTAG